One part of the Saprospiraceae bacterium genome encodes these proteins:
- a CDS encoding DUF4270 family protein: MIGKISLGFSLLIGSLLIVSSCNDIDSFGSDILDSGWLQAKGVDTFNFDAGVAPYDSTITFKNFTTLGSVNFLDAAFPLGKMLDPVFGKVAAGFGTQLRIIPSKNTDFLSSSIDSIVVSLRFDTSLFYGKYAEKMNIAVYPLVDPYNVAATYYSNHKLNYDKTLKLGEVLNYEASKKDSLPIIEDTFKLKLYSQLRFQLDTAAFMKILRSYPDTVYYTVDSFSKIFNGIAFVCEQGNGILSVLPEHTDSKITIYYHNTGATQSKRELFMSNLAVKTPFYEIDNTNSIAGDCINGTISSDSLLSIQGFEGRDIQLKIPYDNSWNNKFINFAVLQFYVAEQAGDDLVNFPLPTLLEIFDRSTGTRIAIDDVALGLNSLNTYTRVFGGNPVKSEVDGKTVYLYKMNITRHFQNSLRAKKDMDLVISPLFKLETAARTIFFGQGNHNLRAKLILTYSE, encoded by the coding sequence ATGATTGGAAAAATAAGCCTAGGTTTTTCACTTCTTATAGGAAGCCTTTTGATTGTAAGTTCTTGTAATGATATAGATTCTTTTGGTTCAGACATACTGGATTCAGGTTGGCTTCAAGCAAAAGGTGTGGATACCTTTAATTTTGATGCTGGTGTAGCGCCTTATGACTCAACCATTACCTTTAAAAATTTTACAACACTTGGTTCTGTAAATTTTTTAGATGCTGCATTTCCGTTAGGCAAAATGCTTGATCCGGTTTTTGGAAAAGTTGCTGCTGGTTTTGGTACCCAACTTCGAATTATTCCAAGTAAAAATACAGACTTCCTAAGTTCCTCTATTGATTCCATCGTAGTTTCTCTGCGTTTTGATACCAGCTTGTTTTACGGAAAGTATGCAGAAAAAATGAATATTGCCGTATATCCCTTAGTGGATCCATACAATGTTGCTGCAACATATTACAGTAACCACAAATTGAATTATGATAAAACGCTTAAATTAGGGGAAGTCCTGAATTACGAAGCGAGTAAAAAAGATAGTCTTCCAATTATTGAAGACACCTTTAAATTGAAACTTTATTCACAATTGCGCTTCCAATTGGATACTGCAGCATTTATGAAAATTCTGAGGTCCTATCCCGATACTGTTTACTATACAGTCGATTCCTTTAGTAAGATATTTAATGGTATTGCATTCGTTTGCGAACAGGGGAATGGAATATTATCTGTTTTGCCAGAACATACAGATAGTAAAATCACGATATATTACCATAACACAGGAGCAACACAATCAAAAAGAGAACTTTTTATGAGTAATCTCGCGGTTAAAACGCCATTTTATGAAATTGATAATACAAATTCAATAGCAGGAGATTGTATAAATGGTACTATTTCCAGTGATAGTTTGTTATCCATACAAGGTTTCGAAGGTCGAGATATACAATTGAAAATTCCTTATGACAATAGTTGGAATAACAAATTTATCAATTTTGCAGTTTTGCAATTTTATGTAGCAGAACAAGCTGGAGATGATTTGGTAAATTTTCCGCTTCCTACGTTGTTAGAAATATTTGATAGAAGCACAGGAACCAGAATTGCTATCGATGATGTTGCTTTAGGATTGAATTCATTAAACACGTATACGCGTGTTTTTGGTGGAAATCCGGTTAAATCAGAAGTAGACGGAAAAACGGTGTATCTTTATAAAATGAATATTACCAGGCATTTTCAAAATTCATTACGAGCAAAAAAAGACATGGATCTGGTTATCAGTCCTTTATTTAAATTGGAAACTGCAGCTAGGACCATTTTCTTTGGACAAGGAAATCACAATTTGCGAGCTAAATTAATCTTAACATACTCTGAATAA
- a CDS encoding glycogen/starch synthase yields MSKNRILFITQEMEPYLDLSGIGSLIQKLPAYAQDSGMEIRILMPRFGTINERRHRLHEVVRLSGMNIIINDDDFALIIKVASLPGSRIQVYFLDNDEFFKRKYVFEDEEGKLYDDNQDRMIFFCKGALETVKKFGWPPDVVHCHGWMTSLIPFYLKTTYKNDPVFKHSKVVFSVYDQDIEKSFTEEFLKKAAINNLKPEQLLAYKNGTGINLDKGAIQYADGIIQGSQEISESLTASLKTLDKPFIQTGAEDFLPSYIDFYKNLIP; encoded by the coding sequence ATGAGTAAAAACAGGATTCTCTTTATCACACAAGAAATGGAGCCATATCTGGATCTATCCGGAATTGGGTCTTTAATTCAGAAATTACCTGCCTATGCGCAAGATAGTGGTATGGAAATCAGAATCTTAATGCCTCGTTTTGGAACTATTAATGAGCGGAGACACAGGTTACATGAAGTGGTTCGATTATCGGGTATGAATATCATTATCAATGATGATGATTTTGCTCTAATTATAAAAGTTGCTTCACTTCCAGGCTCAAGAATTCAAGTTTATTTCCTTGATAATGATGAATTCTTTAAACGAAAGTATGTCTTTGAAGATGAGGAAGGTAAATTATACGATGATAATCAGGATCGTATGATATTCTTTTGTAAAGGTGCTTTGGAGACTGTGAAAAAATTTGGTTGGCCTCCAGATGTTGTTCATTGTCATGGATGGATGACTAGTTTGATTCCTTTTTATTTGAAAACAACCTATAAGAATGATCCTGTTTTCAAACATTCCAAAGTGGTATTTTCAGTATATGATCAGGATATTGAAAAAAGTTTTACGGAAGAGTTCTTAAAGAAAGCGGCTATTAATAATTTGAAACCTGAGCAATTATTGGCTTATAAAAATGGAACGGGTATCAATTTGGATAAAGGCGCTATTCAATATGCTGATGGAATTATTCAAGGCAGTCAAGAAATAAGTGAATCATTAACTGCGTCTCTAAAAACCTTGGACAAACCGTTTATTCAAACTGGAGCAGAAGATTTTTTGCCTTCGTATATAGATTTTTATAAGAATCTGATCCCATAA
- a CDS encoding O-antigen ligase family protein, with the protein MQSTLPFYRKPEFLNSLFCFGLLVFVFGINWSLALVSNSIIFLSVLMILKYNPQKQRIAFNLNILKDLDKVLNTPLLLIFICIFLSVFFSGLWSESMKDWAWFSRMKLPFILLPFTFFIHGRLNQIQWKWIGYIFVLTSFFFSAKIMVDYFQHFKEYNLALLKGKTIVNHISHIRFSMMIAMNTILCLHLYLTNSLQQFKYEKLVSLLLFLYFFIFNHIISVKTGILGMYLALFVYICLYFYYQKSYKKGFTLLAGILVLIILSFTCIPSLQNKFYYTIWQIGEWQRGKWLLYSDLERFVSWQMGIEMIKQNPILGSGMGDLYQMTKETYLECFGMDHGKLPHNQFLFSWAFTGLAGMMSLLGLVYYTVFQKSWWKEPLIIGIQMILLFSFLFEYTLETQVGCNLYVYFTLMSWMYLKRKEERTLTKSEF; encoded by the coding sequence ATGCAATCAACCCTCCCTTTTTATAGAAAACCAGAATTTTTAAATTCATTGTTTTGCTTTGGATTGCTTGTATTTGTGTTTGGTATCAATTGGTCATTAGCATTAGTTTCCAATAGTATCATTTTTTTAAGTGTCCTAATGATCTTAAAATATAACCCACAAAAACAAAGAATCGCATTCAACCTAAATATTTTAAAAGATCTGGATAAGGTCCTTAACACTCCTTTGCTATTGATATTCATTTGCATTTTTCTAAGTGTGTTTTTTTCGGGATTATGGTCAGAATCTATGAAAGACTGGGCTTGGTTTTCTCGCATGAAGTTGCCATTTATTTTACTTCCGTTCACATTCTTTATCCATGGCCGGTTAAATCAAATTCAATGGAAATGGATCGGGTATATTTTTGTGTTGACATCATTTTTTTTCTCCGCAAAAATCATGGTAGACTACTTCCAACATTTTAAAGAATATAATTTAGCCCTGTTAAAAGGAAAAACTATAGTGAATCATATTTCACATATACGCTTTAGTATGATGATTGCAATGAATACAATCCTTTGTTTACATTTATATTTAACAAATTCTCTTCAACAATTTAAATATGAAAAACTGGTATCCCTACTTTTATTTTTATATTTTTTTATTTTCAATCATATAATTTCAGTAAAAACGGGCATTCTAGGAATGTATCTCGCCTTGTTTGTTTATATCTGCCTATATTTTTATTATCAAAAATCTTATAAAAAAGGATTCACATTACTCGCTGGTATTCTCGTCTTAATTATTTTATCTTTTACATGTATTCCAAGTCTGCAAAATAAATTCTACTACACCATCTGGCAAATTGGTGAATGGCAACGTGGAAAATGGCTGCTCTATTCTGATTTGGAACGATTTGTATCCTGGCAAATGGGCATAGAAATGATAAAACAGAATCCTATACTTGGAAGTGGGATGGGTGATCTTTATCAAATGACTAAAGAGACTTATTTAGAATGCTTTGGTATGGATCACGGAAAGCTTCCACACAATCAATTTTTATTTAGTTGGGCCTTTACCGGACTCGCTGGAATGATGAGCTTGCTTGGATTAGTCTATTATACTGTATTTCAAAAGTCCTGGTGGAAAGAGCCGTTAATCATTGGGATCCAAATGATTCTTCTGTTTTCTTTTTTATTCGAATACACTTTAGAAACCCAGGTAGGTTGCAATTTATATGTTTATTTTACATTAATGAGTTGGATGTATTTAAAACGAAAAGAAGAGCGCACATTAACAAAATCTGAATTTTAA
- a CDS encoding rhomboid family intramembrane serine protease, whose amino-acid sequence MFFPIGDDNVKGGSKPLFSYSLIFINVLVFIYEFGLPVEAGEAFVIHYGTIPAEMVAGQDLFTVLTSMFLHGGWAHLIGNMLFLWVFADNIEAVVGTFNFILFYVLGGIAATLIHVLVNPDSDIPVVGASGAISAVMGAYLIMFPASRIKVWILFLFSSTYVPALFFLGIWIVQQMISGFGSLGLGTEEQGGVAWWAHIGGFAFGLIGGLIARKNYRNRYHYGKDDLV is encoded by the coding sequence ATGTTTTTTCCAATTGGTGATGATAACGTAAAAGGAGGTTCTAAACCCTTATTTTCCTATTCTCTTATTTTTATAAATGTATTGGTTTTTATTTATGAATTTGGTTTGCCTGTAGAAGCAGGTGAAGCATTTGTGATACATTATGGAACCATACCTGCGGAAATGGTTGCTGGGCAAGATTTATTTACAGTGCTTACTTCCATGTTTCTTCATGGAGGCTGGGCGCATTTAATTGGAAATATGTTATTTCTTTGGGTATTTGCAGATAATATTGAAGCGGTTGTTGGTACTTTTAATTTTATACTCTTCTATGTACTTGGTGGCATCGCAGCAACATTAATCCATGTCCTGGTAAATCCAGATAGTGACATTCCTGTTGTTGGCGCGAGTGGTGCTATCTCAGCGGTTATGGGTGCTTACTTAATTATGTTTCCTGCATCCAGAATAAAAGTCTGGATTTTATTTTTATTTAGTTCAACCTATGTTCCTGCATTATTCTTTTTAGGAATATGGATCGTACAACAAATGATCTCTGGTTTTGGATCATTGGGTTTAGGAACAGAAGAGCAAGGAGGTGTTGCCTGGTGGGCCCATATTGGAGGATTTGCATTTGGATTAATTGGGGGCCTTATAGCAAGAAAAAATTATCGCAATCGATATCATTACGGTAAAGATGATCTTGTTTGA
- a CDS encoding carboxypeptidase-like regulatory domain-containing protein: MSGQVYAQKQSTIKGVITDEGTGEFLSFVSVSLKDRPVGSLTDSLGRFSFKVNAKQGDSIRINYVGYVAQVYALNSKPVQNFTIKLKEESYLLGEILVTADPNPGRSLMKKVVSQNEKNNPVNLNRIHTRRWELKEVGVFDPKADEKNITSGIIFGDKARIFSKLRQEDDSLKKETPLFFSEKISDYELTRDPFSESENQIAVRTTGFETDRLLEPLVKWNAGDINLYDDWVLLFNKAFVSPIGKDAFSYYHFYIVDSLSLPRGYYNITFQAIPKNWRDNVFTGYFTVNDSSFALVSADLRLSKNANINYIEAIRIQQQYTLAADVSAGSSRYSLKESKLSLQYLANLESLGIPLPISLGDKIMICKMTVRHSEILLNAAQAANFAKSGALVTSINLLDTGHDEAYWTALRPDSLTKREALIYEMAAQLKSDTRAVVKEKFLSTIVSGVYYIGSQFYIGPLGSLISYNRIEGIRFRLSVRTMEKIFPKSGIYGHIAYGLKDERFKSSIGLRHIWRTQPYSRSQLAYSSDYDVVTEWYDQNDKDNLTNSLLRKRSVPYYRVFMTQTSVSHDQQLGANFMFHLGMNYQTLDPAFKYEYPNPAFISNDLTPDEALTKHKVPITEITLGIRFAFHESAKIHNYTRFPLASTIPVIAMSYSQGIKFRKSDFKYQKLSVNVNHTSHLTPKIELLWNLEAGQIFGKVASLILHQPGGSDAWVISHRVFNLMTPYEFTADKYIELHSRFHFGGLLFDKIPWIQKFQLRERIVINSFWGSLSNANEQFNLQQNAQSTQKDPYVEVGVGIDNIFHLLSVHYLQRINYLKSPGAKGNHRGIFLGLKFIF; the protein is encoded by the coding sequence GTGTCGGGACAGGTTTATGCCCAAAAACAAAGTACTATTAAGGGGGTTATTACAGATGAAGGAACGGGTGAATTTCTTTCGTTTGTATCTGTTTCCCTGAAAGATAGACCAGTTGGAAGCTTAACGGATAGTTTGGGCCGATTTAGTTTCAAAGTCAATGCAAAACAGGGTGATTCTATTCGAATTAATTATGTTGGTTATGTAGCGCAGGTTTACGCTTTAAATTCAAAGCCAGTTCAGAATTTTACAATTAAGTTAAAAGAAGAATCCTACTTGTTGGGAGAGATCCTTGTAACTGCAGACCCTAATCCTGGACGAAGCTTAATGAAAAAAGTGGTCAGTCAAAATGAGAAGAATAATCCTGTAAATTTAAATCGAATACATACCCGAAGATGGGAATTAAAAGAGGTAGGCGTATTCGATCCAAAAGCAGATGAAAAGAATATTACTTCGGGTATTATTTTTGGAGATAAAGCTAGAATATTTTCAAAATTAAGACAAGAGGATGATAGTCTTAAAAAAGAAACACCTTTATTTTTCTCTGAAAAAATTTCTGATTACGAATTAACACGAGATCCTTTCTCAGAATCTGAAAACCAAATCGCTGTACGTACTACCGGTTTTGAAACAGATAGACTTTTAGAGCCCTTGGTAAAATGGAATGCTGGTGATATTAATTTATATGATGATTGGGTACTCTTATTTAATAAGGCATTTGTGAGTCCAATTGGAAAGGATGCTTTTAGTTATTATCATTTTTATATTGTGGATAGTCTTTCCTTACCGAGAGGGTATTATAATATTACATTTCAAGCCATTCCGAAAAATTGGCGTGATAATGTATTTACTGGATATTTTACAGTCAATGACAGTTCGTTTGCATTGGTATCTGCAGACCTTCGTCTTAGTAAAAATGCGAATATAAATTATATAGAAGCCATCAGAATTCAACAGCAATATACATTGGCTGCGGATGTTTCTGCGGGTTCTAGTCGATATTCATTAAAAGAAAGTAAACTCTCATTGCAATATCTTGCAAATCTTGAAAGCTTGGGAATTCCACTTCCAATTTCTTTAGGTGATAAGATTATGATTTGCAAAATGACGGTGAGACATTCTGAAATTTTATTAAATGCAGCTCAAGCAGCTAATTTTGCAAAATCGGGGGCATTGGTAACTTCTATTAACTTATTAGATACAGGTCATGATGAAGCGTACTGGACTGCCTTGCGTCCTGATAGTTTAACAAAACGAGAAGCTTTGATTTATGAAATGGCAGCGCAATTGAAAAGTGATACGCGAGCTGTGGTAAAAGAAAAATTCTTATCGACCATTGTTTCAGGAGTATACTATATCGGGAGTCAGTTTTATATTGGTCCTTTAGGTTCTTTAATAAGTTATAACAGGATAGAAGGAATTCGATTTAGATTAAGTGTTCGAACTATGGAAAAGATCTTTCCGAAGTCGGGAATTTATGGTCATATTGCATATGGATTAAAAGATGAGCGTTTTAAGTCAAGTATAGGGCTTCGTCATATATGGAGAACGCAACCTTATTCTAGAAGTCAATTAGCATATAGTTCAGATTATGATGTGGTCACAGAATGGTATGATCAAAACGATAAGGACAATTTGACAAACTCTCTCTTGAGAAAGCGAAGCGTACCCTATTATAGAGTTTTTATGACGCAGACTTCCGTAAGTCATGATCAACAGCTTGGTGCGAATTTTATGTTTCATCTTGGGATGAATTATCAAACACTAGATCCAGCCTTTAAATATGAGTATCCGAATCCTGCATTTATAAGTAATGATTTAACACCGGATGAAGCGCTTACAAAACACAAGGTTCCAATTACTGAAATAACCTTAGGCATAAGATTTGCATTTCATGAATCTGCTAAAATTCATAATTACACAAGATTTCCATTAGCATCAACAATTCCTGTGATCGCCATGAGCTATTCCCAGGGTATCAAATTCAGAAAATCTGATTTTAAGTACCAGAAACTTAGTGTTAATGTAAATCATACATCACACCTAACACCAAAAATTGAATTGTTATGGAATCTTGAAGCAGGTCAAATTTTTGGTAAAGTAGCTTCCTTAATATTGCATCAACCGGGAGGGAGTGATGCGTGGGTAATTTCGCATCGGGTTTTTAATTTGATGACACCTTATGAATTTACAGCAGATAAATATATAGAATTGCATTCTCGATTTCATTTTGGAGGTTTGTTATTTGATAAAATTCCATGGATTCAAAAATTTCAATTAAGAGAACGAATTGTAATCAATTCATTTTGGGGTTCCTTATCCAATGCAAATGAGCAGTTTAATTTGCAGCAAAATGCACAATCAACTCAAAAGGATCCATATGTGGAAGTTGGAGTTGGTATAGATAATATTTTTCATTTGCTTTCTGTCCATTATTTACAACGGATCAATTATTTAAAATCGCCCGGAGCAAAAGGGAATCACAGAGGTATATTTTTAGGATTAAAATTTATTTTTTAA
- a CDS encoding DUF4290 domain-containing protein, translating into MNARQVTFSYNTSESELSMPEYGRNVQALVMHCKGIQDPIYRQVFAEEIINLMQIMTPYNKNIDEHRRKLWHHFFRIAKYDIEVTTPYGNKPTQDEDKLRPEKVPYPSGADKYRHYGTYVNILIKKAMEMEPGQKRDEFSQIIGSYMKMAFKNWNKEHYVSDELIKNDLLQMSKGQLAIDENVQFNNLVTSAPKSQRRVYKGMNKQNYRHKKNNNNNSNNNNRNRNNNNKRRPI; encoded by the coding sequence ATGAATGCACGTCAAGTAACTTTTTCATATAATACATCTGAGTCTGAACTTTCTATGCCCGAGTATGGGAGAAACGTACAAGCGTTAGTAATGCATTGTAAAGGAATTCAGGATCCAATTTACCGACAAGTATTTGCTGAAGAAATCATAAATCTTATGCAAATTATGACGCCCTATAATAAAAATATTGATGAGCATCGTAGAAAATTATGGCATCATTTTTTTAGAATTGCAAAGTATGATATAGAGGTTACAACGCCTTATGGAAATAAGCCAACACAGGATGAAGATAAATTAAGACCTGAAAAAGTTCCCTATCCTTCTGGTGCAGATAAATATAGACACTATGGTACTTATGTAAATATTTTAATAAAAAAGGCAATGGAAATGGAGCCTGGTCAAAAGCGGGATGAATTTTCGCAGATCATTGGTTCGTATATGAAAATGGCTTTTAAAAACTGGAACAAAGAACATTATGTAAGTGATGAATTAATTAAAAATGATTTATTACAGATGTCAAAAGGACAATTAGCAATCGATGAAAATGTACAGTTTAATAATTTAGTTACTTCGGCTCCAAAAAGTCAGAGACGCGTTTATAAAGGAATGAATAAACAAAACTATCGACACAAAAAAAATAACAACAATAATAGTAATAATAATAACCGGAATCGAAATAATAATAACAAACGTAGGCCAATCTAA
- the glmS gene encoding glutamine--fructose-6-phosphate transaminase (isomerizing) codes for MCGIIAYLGNKNSYPIILEGLKRLEYRGYDSAGIALLNGTLEIYKKKGKVQELADLTDSKNLYATIGMGHTRWATHGKPDDINAHPHFSGDGRLAIIHNGIIENYATLKEALTRLGHQFKSETDTEVLIHLIEEIQNREKLSIEEAVRKALSKVVGAYAIVVIDRNDPNKLVGARKSSPLVIGLGESDYFIASDATPIIQYTNKVVYLNDEEIAVLTRDKGLEISTVSNDELQEPVIHELDMRMDQLEKSGFEHFMLKEIYQQSQTISDCMRGRLNAVDGWVRLGGLEEHINRITNADRIIIAACGTSWHSALIGEYLIEDLARIPVEVEYASEFRYRNPILTDKDVVLVISQSGETADTLAAAELAKEKGALVYGIVNVVGSSIARLTHAGSYIHCGPEIGVASTKAFTGQVTLLTLMSLVLGHRNGTLSNTYYHQLIAELANIPSKVEKVLATNDKIKYLATEIQHTNNTLYLGRGYNFPVALEGALKLKEISYIHAEGYPAAEMKHGPIALIDENMPVIVIATNLSAYEKIVSNIMEVKARKGMVIAIVTEGDTEIKRIADHCIEIPSTIDPLTPLLSVIPLQLLSYHIAVMRGCDVDQPRNLAKSVTVE; via the coding sequence ATGTGTGGAATAATAGCATACCTTGGGAATAAAAATTCCTATCCAATCATCCTCGAAGGTCTTAAGCGATTAGAGTATCGTGGATATGATTCCGCAGGCATTGCCCTTCTTAACGGAACCCTTGAAATTTATAAGAAAAAAGGTAAAGTACAGGAATTGGCCGACCTCACGGATTCAAAAAATCTTTATGCGACTATAGGAATGGGTCATACCAGATGGGCGACTCATGGGAAACCAGATGATATCAATGCCCACCCACATTTTTCAGGAGATGGACGGTTAGCAATTATCCATAATGGGATCATTGAAAATTATGCTACCTTAAAGGAAGCCCTTACACGTCTTGGACATCAATTTAAAAGTGAAACAGATACCGAAGTTTTAATTCACCTTATTGAGGAGATTCAAAATCGCGAAAAATTAAGTATTGAAGAAGCCGTGCGAAAAGCACTTTCTAAAGTTGTGGGAGCTTATGCAATTGTGGTCATCGATAGAAATGATCCGAATAAATTGGTGGGTGCTCGCAAATCAAGTCCTTTGGTAATAGGCTTAGGGGAATCAGATTATTTTATAGCATCGGATGCAACACCCATCATTCAATACACGAATAAGGTGGTTTATTTAAATGATGAAGAAATTGCAGTACTTACAAGAGATAAAGGATTAGAGATTTCTACCGTAAGCAATGATGAGTTGCAGGAACCTGTGATTCACGAACTTGACATGCGTATGGATCAATTGGAGAAAAGTGGCTTTGAACATTTTATGCTCAAGGAAATTTATCAACAATCTCAAACCATTTCAGATTGTATGAGAGGCCGTTTAAATGCAGTGGATGGTTGGGTGCGATTAGGAGGACTTGAAGAACATATTAATCGAATTACCAATGCAGATCGAATTATTATTGCAGCTTGCGGAACCTCCTGGCATAGTGCATTAATTGGCGAATATTTAATTGAAGATTTAGCAAGAATTCCGGTTGAAGTAGAATACGCTTCTGAATTCAGATACCGAAATCCAATTCTTACAGATAAAGATGTTGTATTGGTAATTTCACAATCTGGTGAAACTGCAGATACTTTAGCAGCCGCTGAACTAGCGAAAGAAAAAGGAGCTTTGGTTTATGGAATTGTAAATGTTGTTGGTTCTTCTATTGCACGATTAACGCATGCAGGATCCTATATCCATTGTGGTCCGGAAATTGGGGTGGCTTCGACAAAAGCATTCACTGGACAAGTCACTTTGTTGACGCTCATGTCTTTAGTTCTCGGTCATCGCAATGGTACCTTATCAAATACTTATTATCATCAATTAATTGCAGAATTAGCAAACATTCCAAGCAAAGTTGAAAAAGTACTTGCAACCAATGATAAAATAAAATATCTGGCAACAGAAATTCAACATACAAATAATACTTTGTATTTAGGTCGTGGATATAATTTTCCAGTTGCATTAGAAGGAGCTTTAAAGTTAAAAGAAATATCTTACATCCATGCGGAAGGCTATCCTGCTGCTGAAATGAAACATGGACCGATCGCATTGATTGATGAAAATATGCCAGTCATAGTAATCGCAACAAATTTAAGTGCTTATGAAAAAATTGTTTCCAATATTATGGAAGTGAAAGCACGTAAAGGAATGGTCATTGCTATCGTAACGGAAGGTGATACAGAAATTAAACGCATCGCGGATCATTGTATTGAAATTCCAAGCACCATTGATCCATTGACACCTTTACTTTCCGTGATTCCTTTACAGCTTTTATCATATCATATTGCAGTCATGCGTGGATGTGATGTGGATCAACCCAGAAATTTAGCCAAATCAGTAACCGTCGAATAA
- a CDS encoding KpsF/GutQ family sugar-phosphate isomerase translates to MLTKEQFELIQQAAVSCIEIELEAISNLYKWINEDFLKTVETIFESKGRLVVTGIGKSAIIGQKIVATFNSTGTPSVFMHAADAIHGDLGMIKAEDLVLCISKSGETPEIKVLIPLVKSLGSKLIAMVSNETSSLALQSDYLLVTPITQEADPNNLAPTASTTAQLVMGDAMAVALLALRGFSPNDFAQFHPGGSLGKQLYLKVKNVYPGHEKPKVFASATLKEVILEMTSKRLGVTAVLDANEYLIGIITDGDLRRMLQNSVSLDQLTAVDIMSANPKTVEPETLAIEAFRILKDKNINQLLVVENLNYLGVIHIHDLIKEGMI, encoded by the coding sequence ATGCTTACCAAGGAACAATTTGAATTAATACAACAAGCAGCGGTTTCCTGTATCGAAATAGAATTAGAAGCAATTTCTAATTTATATAAATGGATAAATGAAGATTTTCTTAAGACCGTAGAAACAATTTTCGAATCAAAGGGTCGGCTTGTAGTTACGGGCATCGGCAAGAGTGCTATCATTGGTCAAAAGATTGTAGCCACTTTCAATTCTACAGGTACCCCATCCGTTTTTATGCATGCAGCAGATGCAATTCATGGTGATTTAGGGATGATTAAAGCGGAAGACCTGGTGCTTTGTATTTCAAAAAGTGGTGAAACACCAGAAATAAAAGTACTTATTCCATTAGTAAAATCATTGGGTTCAAAATTAATCGCGATGGTATCCAATGAAACCTCAAGCCTTGCACTGCAGTCGGATTATTTATTAGTAACCCCAATTACTCAAGAAGCAGATCCTAATAATCTTGCGCCTACAGCGAGCACAACAGCTCAATTAGTAATGGGCGATGCCATGGCTGTTGCATTATTAGCATTAAGAGGTTTTAGTCCAAATGATTTTGCGCAATTCCATCCCGGCGGATCTTTAGGAAAACAATTATATTTGAAAGTTAAGAATGTATATCCAGGTCATGAAAAACCAAAAGTATTTGCTTCTGCTACTTTAAAAGAAGTAATTCTTGAGATGACTTCAAAGCGATTAGGGGTGACGGCAGTTTTAGATGCAAATGAATATTTGATAGGAATTATTACAGATGGGGATTTGAGGAGAATGCTTCAAAATTCTGTTTCACTCGATCAATTGACAGCTGTGGATATTATGTCGGCAAATCCAAAAACAGTAGAGCCAGAAACCTTAGCAATTGAAGCGTTTAGAATATTAAAAGATAAAAATATTAATCAACTTTTAGTAGTTGAAAATTTAAACTATTTAGGTGTGATTCACATACATGATTTGATTAAAGAAGGAATGATTTAA